A genomic region of Trifolium pratense cultivar HEN17-A07 linkage group LG3, ARS_RC_1.1, whole genome shotgun sequence contains the following coding sequences:
- the LOC123913939 gene encoding TSL-kinase interacting protein 1 — protein sequence MKAGRSKDDKAVKASRKSALKIGANGVKNSSMKTNKLDYKARGCSEELLSDKENQHPPFKEPSDDTFLTILREVLEVDLHPGQTLSSAKIKLQLFPVNEVIRKGLEKDGHNPYLELTLSGRKKISSVLRHIEKKWGSSSTAKGEPMLFPYNRLKNLSDHKRWTINDSDTTAAAVYAAVGNPAIFRLKYGWFRIQEPTPVGISSMPIPCGSSVQSGGTETGGTANLESLCDERDKIEATAEYKATDVGNITSEIVAQKMDNESADPLDNEPKESCSLQPPSMQWVDSLDNISIGGLLSEASFMGKFDSKFFGSNATNQTSRLISDSLDAFITSQISHPPVSTPSTILDAEVACHEFALQKLSSPADVQTTSGTKTDYSVANSLGVSSNLLKLPCTDKVDDQDGFSQNPLSEKTQTDSLLSSHLFDGERSLGLTGIKWNDSLGPFDLGMPIKKCIGGDSVSIGKFVK from the exons ATGAAAGCAGGGAGGTCAAAGGACGACAAAGCTGTTAAGGCTTCTCGAAAATCTGCTCTAAAGATTGGGGCCAATGGAGTAAAAAATTCTTCcatgaaaacaaataaattgGATTACAAAGCAAGAG GATGCAGTGAGGAATTGTTGTCTGACAAAGAGAATCAGCACCCTCCATTTAAGGAACCTAGCGATGATACATTTCTTACGATATTGAGAGAGGTGCTCGAGGTTGATCTTCATCCAGGACAAACACTCTCTTCTGCAAAAATCAAGTTACAACTTTTTCCAGTAAATGAAGTAATTCGAAAAGGACTTGAAAAG gATGGGCATAATCCATATTTAGAACTCACACTAAGTGGTAGAAAGAAAATTTCTTCAGTTCTAAGACATATTGAAAAGAAGTGGGGAAGTTCAAGTACTGCCAAAGGGGAGCCCATGCTTTTTCCATATAACAGACTGAAAAATCTATCTGACCACAAAAGGTGGACAATTAATGATAGTGACACTACAGCTGCCGCTGTGTACGCTGCTGTTGGAAACCCTGCAATTTTCCGGTTGAA GTATGGTTGGTTTAGAATACAAGAACCTACGCCAGTTGGTATTTCCTCCATGCCAATTCCCTGTGGGTCGAGCGTACAGTCAGGAGGAACAGAGACAGGTGGAACTGCTAATTTAGAGTCTTTATGTGATGAACGGGACAAGATTGAGGCAACTGCCGAATACAAAGCAACTGATGTGGGGAATATAACAAGTGAAATTGTGGCTCAGAAAATGGACAATGAATCTGCCGATCCTCTG GATAATGAGCCAAAAGAAAGCTGTAGCCTACAACCACCATCAATGCAATGGGTTGATAGTTTAGACAATATAAGCATTGGTGGCCTCCTGTCTGAAGCATCATTCATGGGAAAGTTTGATTCAAAATTCTTCGGCAGCAATGCTACCAATCAAACAAGTCGTTTAATTTCAGATTCATTGGATGCTTTTATTACCTCCCAAATTAGTCATCCTCCAGTTTCTACACCATCCACAATACTCGATGCTGAAGTAGCATGTCATGAATTTGCTCTTCAAAAGTTATCTTCCCCAGCAGATGTGCAGACTACTAGTGGAACAAAAACAGATTATTCTGTGGCCAACAGTCTGGGTGTATCTTCAAACTTATTGAAGCTTCCATGTACAGACAAG GTTGATGATCAAGACGGGTTTTCACAAAATCCCTTGTCCGAGAAGACTCAGACAGACTCGCTGCTTTCTTCACATTTGTTTGATGGTGAAAGAAGTCTTGGGTTAACAGGCATCAAATGG AATGACTCTTTGGGACCTTTTGATCTTGGCATGCCAATTAAGAAGTGCATTGGCGGAGACAGCGTTAGTATTGGTAAATTTGTTAAATAG
- the LOC123913940 gene encoding uncharacterized protein LOC123913940 translates to MAKKRKSVESRLDEVDRTMYSTFCTTANSLSHLYTHAMNQQKLSFQAGERHALEKMYQWILRQQQEGMRVTTIDIVSHLQNELEYGAEESSVSPRQSIQPNSQTAIQTNFGASIPSNTFGSAVAGQGIRTGQTDQVKNSVFANALSSPIRRSLQSYHLAQGSSPSSNLMSSGNGTRNNEMTYPSGQSRDTNSSNSSDCMDMHADSPGHDFSY, encoded by the exons ATGGCGAAAAAGAGAAAATCTGTTGAGTCTCGTCTCGATGAAGTCGATCGCACCATGTACTCCACCTTCTGCACCACCGCCAATTCCCTCTCTCATCTCTATACCCATGCCATGAATCAACAAAAACTCTCTTTTCAAGCCGGTGAACGCCACGCTCTC GAGAAAATGTACCAGTGGATTCTTAGACAACAACAAGAAGGAATGAGAGTCACTACTATTGATATAGTTTCTCATTTGCAg AATGAGCTTGAATATGGAGCAGAGGAGTCATCAGTGTCCCCAAGGCAATCAATTCAACCGAACTCCCAGACCGCAATTCAAACTAACTTTGGTGCATCCATACCCTCTAATACATTTGGAAGTGCTGTTGCAGGACAGGGAATACGTACCGGACAAACTGATCAAGTAAAGAACTCAGTATTTGCAAATGCACTTTCTAGCCCCATTCGTCGCAGCCTTCAGTCGTATCATTTAGCACAGGGCAGCAGTCCATCAAGTAATCTCATGTCATCGGGGAATGGAACCAGAAACAATGAAATGACATATCCTAGTGGCCAGAGCAGGGACACAAATTCGTCCAATTCCAGTGATTGCATGGACATGCATGCAGACAGTCCTGGTCATGATTTTTCATACTGA
- the LOC123913941 gene encoding small nuclear ribonucleoprotein SmD3b-like, whose product MSRSLGIPVKLLHEASGHVVTVELKSGELYRGNMIECEDNWNCQLESITYTAKDGKTSQLEHVFIRGSKVRFMVIPDMLKNAPMFKRLDARIKGKGASLGVGRGRAVAMRAKAQAAGRGAPPGRGVPPVRR is encoded by the exons ATGAGCAGAAGTTTGGGAATTCCGGTGAAGCTACTCCACGAGGCCTCCGGTCACGTCGTTACGGTGGAGCTCAAGAGCGGTGAACTCTACAGAGGTAATATGATCGAGTGCGAAGATAATTGGAACTGTCAACTCGAAAGCATCACTTACACTGCTAAG GATGGGAAAACATCACAACTTGAGCATGTATTTATTCGAGGTAGCAAAGTCAG GTTTATGGTGATACCGGACATGCTGAAGAATGCTCCTATGTTTAAGCGTTTAGATGCAAGAATCAAG GGCAAGGGTGCATCACTTGGTGTTGGTAGAGGCAGAGCAGTTGCAATGCGAGCCAAG GCTCAAGCTGCTGGCCGTGGAGCTCCACCTGGGAGGGGTGTACCACCAGTGCGGAGGTGA
- the LOC123918350 gene encoding UDP-rhamnose/UDP-galactose transporter 4, with protein MASTNKGDRKLAIDLASWMFNVVTSVGIILVNKALMATHGFTFATTLTGLHFATTTLLTLFLKWNGYIQDTHLPLPDLIKYVMFANFSIVGMNVSLMWNSVGFYQIAKLSMIPVSCFLEIVLDNVKYSRDTKLSISLVLLGVAVCTVTDVSVNAKGFIAAAVAVWSTALQQYYVHFLQKKYSLGSFNLLGHTAPIQATSLLLVGPFLDYWLTNKRVDAYNYGLTSILFIVLSCSIAVGTNLSQFICIGRFTAVSFQVLGHMKTILVLTLGFILFGKEGLNLQVIVGMIIAIMGMIWYGNASSKPGGKESRSSLSIPIPTSKTQEYNLLPVASAETGHSDEEV; from the exons ATGGCTTCTACCAACAAGGGTGATAGGAAGCTTGCAATTGATCTTGCATCATGGATGTTCAATGTAGTCACATCTGTAGGAATAATCCTTGTGAACAAAGCATTGATGGCTACACATGGTTTCACTTTTG CTACAACATTAACTGGTCTGCATTTTGCCACAACAACCTTGTTGACATTGTTTCTTAAGTGGAATGGATATATCCAAGACACTCATCTTCCTTTGCCTGATCTTATCAAATATGTCATGTTTGCAAATTTCTCTATTGTGGGAATGAATGTTAGTTTAATGTGGAACTCTGTCGGTTTCTATCAG ATTGCTAAGCTGAGTATGATTCCAGTATCTTGTTTCCTGGAAATTGTCTTGGACAATGTGAAATACTCAAGGGATACAAAGCTTAGCATTTCTTTGGTTCTCCTTGGAGTTGCTGTATGTACTGTCACTGATGTGAGTGTCAACGCTAAGGGTTTCATAGCTGCTGCAGTGGCAGTTTGGAGCACCGCACTGCAGCAATAT TATGTGCATTTTCTTCAGAAAAAGTATTCTCTCGGATCTTTCAATTTGTTGGGCCATACAGCACCAATACAGGCAACAAGTTTATTGCTAGTTGGCCCCTTTCTTGACTATTGGTTAACAAACAAACGAGTTGATGCCTACAACTACGGTTTAACATCCATT TTGTTCATTGTTTTGTCTTGCTCGATCGCGGTAGGAACAAACCTTAGCCAGTTCATATGCATTGGAAGGTTCACAGCAGTATCATTCCAAGTCCTTGGCCATATGAAGACTATTCTTGTCCTTACATTAGGATTCATTTTATTTGGAAAAGAGGGTCTCAATCTACAAGTAATAGTAGGCATGATCATCGCTATAATGGGAATGATTTGGTATGGTAATGCATCTTCTAAGCCAGGAGGGAAAGAGTCTCGTAGTAGCTTGTCGATTCCTATTCCTACCTCCAAAACACAAGAGTATAATTTACTACCAGTTGCATCTGCTGAAACTGGTCACAGTGACGAGGAAGTGTGA
- the LOC123919027 gene encoding mediator of RNA polymerase II transcription subunit 28: protein MGDRQVVDNQHIVDPQLPSSPPPPPPSKDDMISCVMALEAALLPCLPARELQAIDRSPHPSHQIDVDRHARDFMEASKKLQLYFISLQREEKPTKAEMLRKEIALMEDELNEKNELIKKQEQLIQEWKKELTDQLDKHNIELNRV, encoded by the exons ATGGGTGATAGGCAAGTAGTTGACAACCAGCACATAGTTGATCCACAGCTGCCATCttctcctcctccaccacctccCTCAAAGGATGATATGATTTCGTGTGTTATGGCTTTGGAGGCTGCTTTGCTTCCCTGTTTGCCGGCCAGAGAACTGCAAGCGATAGATCGTTCTCCTCATCCTTCCCATCAAA TCGATGTGGATCGACATGCTAGAGATTTTATGGAGGCTTCCAAGAAACttcaactttattttattagtttgcAACGTGAGGAGAAGCCAACAAAAGCTGAAATGCTTAGAAAG GAGATTGCTCTAATGGAAGATGAGCTTAACGAAAAAAACGAGCTGATTAAAAAACAAGAACAATTGATTCAGGAGTGGAAAAAAGAGCTCACAGATCAGTTGGACAAACACAATATTGAGTTGAACAGGGTTTAG
- the LOC123913929 gene encoding neutral/alkaline invertase 3, chloroplastic, whose product MSLGTSKAVFQVLSSVVPQSGYNEPFVNTSQLRTKYMKKRSSRHRFLIESSRMLQSQLRPHRFPLTSVSFCDYKTYSHPWLQTCKCQKAENVSGITSGDGNGSWSASDVEKSNLVSNAISAKSAVEFKDVQPLKQEKEVLSSNVTNGTITKNFDSISYNSIEEEAWDLLRESVVNYCGNPIGTIAAKDPNSTNVLNYDQVFIRDFIPSGIAFLLKGEYDIVRNFILYTLQLQSWEKTMDCHSPGQGLMPASFKVRTVPLEGDDSATEEVLDPDFGEAAIGRVAPVDSGLWWIILLRAYGKCSGDLSVQERVDVQTGIKMILKLCLADGFDMFPTLLVTDGSCMIDRRMGIHGHPLEIQALFYSALRCAREMLTPEDGSADLIRALNNRLVALSFHIREYYWIDMKRLNEIYRYKTEEYSYDAVNKFNIYPDQISPWLVEWMPNKGGYLIGNLQPAHMDFRFFSLGNLWSVVSSMATEEQSHAILDLIEAKWSDLVAEMPLKICYPALQGQEWQIITGSDPKNTPWSYHNGGSWPSLLWQLTAACIKMNRPHIAAKTVEIAERRISRDKWPEYYDTKRSRFIGKQSQLYQTWSIAGYLVSKMLLADPSKANILITEEDSDLVKALITANPKGKRGRKNLKQTYIV is encoded by the exons ATGTCTTTGGGTACTTCCAAAGCTGTTTTTCAGGTTCTGTCCAGTGTTGTGCCTCAATCTGGGTATAATGAGCCTTTTGTGAACACTTCCCAGTTGCGAACAAAATATATGAAGAAAAGATCATCAAGGCATAGGTTTTTAATCGAGAGTTCTAGGATGCTTCAAAGCCAGTTAAGACCTCATCGATTTCCATTGACCAGTGTCAGTTTCTGTGACTATAAGACCTATAGTCATCCATGGTTGCAGACATGCAAATGCCAAAAGGCTGAAAATGTGAGTGGCATAACTTCAGGGGATGGAAATGGATCATGGTCTGCGAGTGATGTTGAAAAATCAAATTTGGTAAGTAATGCGATCAGTGCAAAGTCGGCCGTAGAGTTTAAAGATGTTCAACCTTTGAAACAGGAAAAGGAGGTTTTGTCATCTAATGTTACAAATGGAACTATCACAAAAAACTTTGACTCAATTAGCTACAACTCCATTGAGGAAGAAGCATGGGATCTACTGAGGGAGTCTGTAGTTAATTATTGTGGCAATCCTATTGGAACTATTGCTGCAAAGGATCCAAACAGTACCAATGTTTTGAATTATGACCAGGTCTTTATTCGTGATTTCATTCCTTCTGGAATTGCTTTCCTATTGAAGGGAGAGTATGATATTGTTCGTAATTTCATTCTTTATACACTTCAGTTGCAG AGCTGGGAGAAAACAATGGATTGCCATAGTCCAGGCCAAGGTTTGATGCCTGCTAGTTTTAAGGTTCGTACAGTTCCTCTTGAAGGTGATGACTCTGCAACGGAAGAGGTTTTGGATCCTGACTTTGGAGAGGCAGCCATTGGACGTGTTGCTCCTGTTGATTCTG GGTTGTGGTGGATTATTTTACTACGAGCATATGGAAAATGCTCTGGGGATTTGTCTGTTCAGGAGAGAGTTGATGTGCAAACAGGAATTAAGATGATTTTGAAGCTGTGTCTTGCTGATGGTTTTGACATGTTCCCAACATTATTAGTAACTGACGGTTCTTGCATGATAGATCGAAGGATGGGCATACATGGGCATCCTTTGGAGATTCAG GCACTGTTTTATTCTGCCTTACGTTGTGCACGTGAGATGCTTACTCCTGAGGATGGATCAGCTGACCTTATACGGGCATTGAACAATCGGCTGGTCGCTCTCTCATTTCATATTAGAGAATATTATTGGATTGATATGAAAAGATTGAATGAAATTTACCGCTACAAGACAGAGGAGTACTCATATGATGCAGTAAATAAATTCAACATATACCCAGACCAGATTTCTCCTTGGTTAGTGGAATGGATGCCGAACAAAGGAGGCTACTTAATCGGTAACTTACAACCAGCTCACATGGATTTCCGGTTTTTTTCACTGGGAAACTTGTGGTCTGTGGTAAGTAGTATGGCCACAGAAGAACAATCACATGCCATATTGGATCTTATTGAGGCCAAATGGTCAGATTTGGTAGCAGAGATGCCACTCAAAATTTGTTATCCCGCTCTTCAAGGTCAGGAGTGGCAGATAATCACCGGCAGTGATCCTAAGAACAC gCCTTGGTCCTATCATAATGGAGGCTCCTGGCCATCACTGCTTTGGCAG CTCACAGCAGCATGCATAAAGATGAACAGACCACATATTGCTGCAAAAACTGTTGAAATTGCTGAGAGACGTATATCAAGAGACAAGTGGCCAGAATATTATGATACGAAAAGATCTCGATTCATTGGAAAACAATCTCAACTTTATCAGACATGGTCAATTGCAGGATACCTTGTGTCAAAGATGCTGCTTGCAGACCCAAGTAAAGCAAACATACTGATAACTGAAGAAGATTCTGATCTTGTGAAAGCTTTGATTACTGCCAATCCAAAAGGAAAGCGAGGGAGGAAAAATTTGAAGCAGACCTACATTGTATGA